One genomic region from Solwaraspora sp. WMMD792 encodes:
- a CDS encoding 2-oxo acid dehydrogenase subunit E2 encodes MTSPPGRTGSGSETNTAAGTGTTVAAPADPRGPGELVRPDGLRRRIAAHMVRSLATSPHAAMAVEVRFDAVEADRATRGDRPPGVLAYLARATAQALTEFPMANASWEEAGIRVFEQVNLGIAVDLRHEGLVVPVVHRANELDLTALHDRITDVTARAHQRRLGVTDMTGGTFTLSSLGRSGTLFTVPVINQPQAAILSFDSVADRPVVVRDGGRPRLDVGRVAVLTASFDHRVFDGAYCAAFLGRVRHLVESTADQR; translated from the coding sequence GTGACCAGCCCACCCGGCCGGACCGGCAGCGGGAGCGAAACCAACACCGCAGCCGGGACCGGGACGACGGTAGCCGCGCCCGCCGACCCCCGCGGGCCCGGCGAACTGGTCCGCCCGGACGGGCTGCGCCGCCGGATCGCCGCCCACATGGTCAGGTCCCTGGCGACCAGCCCGCACGCGGCGATGGCCGTCGAGGTCCGCTTCGACGCCGTCGAAGCCGACCGGGCCACCCGCGGCGACCGACCACCAGGGGTGCTCGCCTACCTGGCCCGGGCCACCGCGCAGGCGTTGACCGAGTTCCCGATGGCGAACGCCAGCTGGGAGGAGGCCGGAATCCGGGTCTTCGAGCAGGTCAACCTCGGCATCGCGGTCGACCTGCGACACGAAGGCCTGGTCGTGCCGGTCGTACACCGCGCCAACGAACTCGACCTGACCGCCCTGCACGACCGGATCACCGACGTCACCGCCCGCGCCCACCAGCGCCGGCTCGGCGTCACCGACATGACCGGCGGCACCTTCACCCTCTCCAGCCTGGGCCGGTCCGGCACCCTGTTCACCGTCCCCGTGATCAACCAGCCGCAGGCCGCCATCCTGTCCTTCGACAGCGTCGCCGACCGGCCGGTCGTCGTCCGCGACGGCGGCCGGCCCCGCCTGGACGTCGGCCGGGTCGCCGTGCTGACCGCCTCGTTCGACCACCGGGTCTTCGACGGCGCGTACTGCGCCGCCTTCCTCGGCCGGGTCCGGCACCTGGTCGAATCGACCGCCGACCAGCGGTAG
- a CDS encoding S-(hydroxymethyl)mycothiol dehydrogenase, which translates to MSQHVRGVISRNTGTPVEVATIVVPDPGPGEAVVRVQACGVCHTDLHYRDGGISDDYPFLLGHEAAGIVEQVGDGVTDVAPGDFVVLNWRAVCGTCRACVRGRPWYCFATHNATRKMTLTDGTVLSPALGIGAFAEKTLVHAGQCTKVDPAARPAAVGLLGCGVMAGLGAAINTGGVGRGDSVAVIGCGGVGDGAIAGAALAGATTIIAVDTDPRKLDWARGFGATHTVDARQTDVVERIQELTGGFGADVVIDAVGRPETWKQAFYARDLAGTIVLVGVPTPQMRVELPLLDVFGRGGALKSSWYGDCLPSRDFPMLTELYRQGRLDLDAFVTEEIPLDQVEQAFDKMHHGDVLRSVVVF; encoded by the coding sequence ATGAGCCAACACGTCCGGGGTGTGATCTCCCGGAACACCGGTACGCCGGTCGAGGTCGCCACGATCGTCGTACCGGACCCCGGCCCGGGCGAGGCGGTGGTGCGGGTGCAGGCCTGCGGTGTCTGCCACACCGACCTGCACTACCGCGACGGCGGCATCAGCGACGACTACCCGTTCCTGCTCGGCCACGAGGCGGCCGGCATCGTCGAACAGGTCGGTGACGGGGTGACCGACGTCGCCCCCGGCGACTTCGTGGTGCTGAACTGGCGGGCCGTCTGCGGCACCTGCCGGGCCTGCGTCCGGGGCCGCCCTTGGTACTGCTTCGCCACCCACAACGCCACCCGGAAGATGACACTGACCGACGGCACCGTGCTCTCCCCCGCGCTGGGCATCGGCGCCTTCGCCGAGAAGACCCTGGTGCACGCCGGCCAGTGCACCAAGGTGGACCCGGCGGCCCGGCCGGCCGCCGTCGGCCTGCTCGGCTGCGGAGTGATGGCCGGGCTGGGCGCCGCGATCAACACCGGCGGCGTCGGCCGCGGCGACTCCGTCGCGGTCATCGGCTGCGGCGGCGTCGGCGACGGCGCGATCGCCGGGGCCGCCCTGGCCGGTGCGACGACCATCATCGCCGTCGACACCGACCCCCGGAAACTCGACTGGGCACGCGGCTTCGGCGCCACCCACACCGTCGACGCCCGGCAGACCGACGTGGTCGAACGGATCCAGGAGCTCACCGGCGGGTTCGGCGCCGACGTCGTCATCGACGCGGTCGGCCGCCCGGAAACCTGGAAACAGGCGTTCTACGCCCGGGACCTGGCCGGCACCATCGTCCTGGTCGGCGTACCGACCCCGCAGATGCGCGTCGAACTGCCGCTGCTGGACGTGTTCGGTCGCGGCGGCGCGCTCAAATCCAGCTGGTACGGCGACTGCCTGCCGTCGCGCGACTTCCCGATGCTGACCGAACTGTACCGGCAGGGCCGCCTCGACCTCGACGCCTTCGTCACCGAGGAGATCCCGCTCGACCAGGTCGAGCAGGCCTTCGACAAGATGCACCACGGCGACGTGCTCCGCTCGGTGGTGGTGTTCTGA
- a CDS encoding MBL fold metallo-hydrolase, protein MTTRIDHTVTSGTFSLDGQTFDVDNNVWVVGDDTECVVIDAPHDVEAIRAVVGARTVRAIVATHAHDDHVRVAARLADETGAPVLLHPADRVLWDQVHPHRPPDAALADEQQLTVGGTTLRVLHTPGHSPGACCLSAPELGVVFTGDTLFAGGPGATGRSYSDFGTIVASIRDRLFTLPDDTIVHTGHGDSTTIGTERPHLDEWIARGH, encoded by the coding sequence ATGACCACCCGGATCGACCACACCGTCACGTCCGGGACGTTCTCCCTGGACGGGCAGACCTTCGATGTCGACAACAACGTCTGGGTGGTCGGCGACGACACCGAATGCGTGGTAATCGACGCCCCGCACGACGTCGAGGCGATCCGCGCCGTCGTCGGCGCGCGTACCGTCCGGGCGATCGTCGCCACCCACGCCCACGACGACCACGTACGGGTCGCGGCGCGCCTGGCCGACGAGACCGGCGCACCGGTGCTGCTGCATCCGGCCGACCGGGTGCTCTGGGACCAGGTCCACCCGCACCGGCCCCCGGACGCCGCGCTGGCCGACGAGCAGCAGCTCACCGTCGGCGGCACCACGCTGCGGGTCCTGCACACCCCCGGGCACAGCCCTGGTGCCTGCTGCCTGTCCGCGCCCGAGCTGGGCGTGGTGTTCACCGGCGACACGCTGTTCGCCGGCGGCCCGGGAGCCACCGGCCGCTCCTACAGCGACTTCGGCACGATCGTCGCGTCCATCCGCGACCGGCTGTTCACCCTGCCGGACGACACGATCGTGCACACCGGACACGGCGACAGCACCACGATCGGCACCGAACGGCCGCACCTCGACGAGTGGATCGCCCGCGGCCACTGA
- a CDS encoding ABC transporter ATP-binding protein, with product MSDLLRLSDLHVTFPGRSLLGRRAAPVQAVRGVDLTVAPGETVGLVGESGCGKSTLGRTAVRLIRPTRGQVLFEGRDIGAMSSRQLRPLRPRFQMVFQDPYSSLDPSMSVLDSLAEPLRVHTGDGHAERAARVAAALRQVGLDERHLYRYPHEFSGGQRQRLALARAMILDPRLIVADEATSALDVSTQNQILMLLRTLQRERGVALLFISHNLLAVRHVAARVAVMYLGRVVETGPTARVFAAPAHPYTRALLAAVPGAARRRQRGVRAASPVGELPSPVAPPSGCPFHTRCPLVLDRCRVEMPAAVPVDDGGHVSCHLQTDGPALGGRPLPASLAAGVGPATAAG from the coding sequence ATGAGTGACCTGCTGCGCCTTTCCGACCTGCACGTCACGTTCCCGGGCCGGTCGCTGCTCGGCCGCCGGGCCGCGCCGGTGCAGGCGGTACGCGGCGTGGACCTGACCGTGGCGCCGGGCGAGACGGTGGGACTGGTCGGCGAGTCCGGCTGCGGCAAGTCCACCCTCGGCCGTACCGCAGTCCGGCTGATCCGCCCCACCCGGGGTCAGGTGCTGTTCGAGGGCCGCGACATCGGGGCGATGTCCAGCCGTCAGCTGCGCCCGCTGCGGCCCCGGTTCCAGATGGTCTTCCAGGACCCGTACTCGTCGCTCGATCCGTCGATGAGTGTGCTGGACAGCCTCGCCGAACCACTGCGGGTGCACACCGGCGACGGGCACGCCGAGCGAGCCGCCCGGGTGGCTGCGGCGCTGCGTCAGGTCGGGTTGGACGAGCGGCACCTGTACCGCTACCCGCACGAGTTCTCCGGCGGGCAGCGGCAGCGGCTCGCGCTGGCCCGGGCGATGATCCTCGACCCCCGGCTGATCGTCGCCGACGAGGCGACCAGCGCGCTGGACGTGTCGACTCAGAACCAGATCCTCATGCTGTTGCGGACGTTGCAGCGGGAACGGGGGGTGGCCCTGCTGTTCATCAGCCACAACCTGCTCGCCGTGCGGCATGTCGCGGCCCGGGTGGCGGTCATGTACCTGGGTCGGGTGGTGGAGACCGGGCCGACCGCCCGGGTGTTCGCCGCACCGGCCCACCCGTACACCCGGGCGTTGCTCGCCGCCGTGCCGGGCGCGGCCCGGCGCCGCCAGCGCGGCGTGCGGGCCGCGTCGCCGGTAGGTGAGCTGCCCAGCCCGGTCGCCCCGCCGTCCGGCTGCCCGTTCCATACCCGCTGCCCGCTGGTGCTGGACCGCTGCCGGGTCGAGATGCCGGCGGCGGTGCCGGTGGACGACGGCGGTCACGTCTCGTGTCACCTGCAGACCGACGGTCCGGCGCTCGGCGGCCGGCCGCTGCCGGCGTCGCTGGCGGCCGGCGTCGGACCCGCGACGGCGGCCGGGTGA
- a CDS encoding ABC transporter ATP-binding protein — MTTPAKSTESARSTAQPAPGTDAVLQVIDLTVAVGSAAGGWTDLVHQVSFEVAAGETVGLVGESGCGKSTTALALMGLLPPRDLRVGGGTVRLDGTDLFRLSRRGWEDVRGDQISMIFQEPMSSLHPAFTIGEQIAESVRRHRGLSRRAAADRAVELLDLVGVPDARSRARAYPHEFSGGMLQRVLIAIALACEPKLLVADEPTTALDVTVQAQILDLLHEMRDRFGLAVLLVTHDLGVVAEVCDRVVVMYAGQVVEECGIDTFLAGPRHPYSRALLAAAPDAAVDGELTWIPGAPPGPDELPSGCLFQPRCRYAHDACRSGPIVLRRAADGHASRCLLDPEAMTDE; from the coding sequence TTGACCACACCCGCCAAGAGCACCGAATCTGCCAGGAGCACCGCTCAACCGGCGCCGGGCACCGACGCGGTACTGCAGGTCATCGACCTCACCGTCGCGGTGGGTAGCGCCGCCGGCGGCTGGACCGACCTCGTTCACCAGGTGTCGTTCGAGGTGGCCGCAGGTGAGACGGTGGGGCTGGTCGGGGAGTCGGGCTGCGGCAAGAGCACCACCGCGCTGGCGTTGATGGGTCTGCTGCCGCCCCGGGACCTGCGGGTCGGTGGCGGCACGGTCCGGCTCGACGGGACCGACCTGTTCCGGTTGTCCCGGCGGGGCTGGGAGGACGTCCGCGGCGACCAGATCTCCATGATCTTCCAGGAGCCGATGTCCAGCCTGCACCCGGCGTTCACCATCGGCGAGCAGATCGCCGAGTCGGTGCGCCGGCACCGGGGGCTGTCCCGCCGGGCGGCCGCCGACCGGGCGGTCGAACTGCTCGACCTGGTCGGCGTGCCGGACGCCCGGTCCCGGGCCCGGGCTTATCCGCACGAGTTCTCCGGCGGGATGCTGCAGCGGGTCCTGATCGCCATCGCGCTGGCCTGCGAGCCGAAACTGCTGGTCGCCGACGAACCGACGACGGCCCTGGACGTCACCGTACAGGCGCAGATCCTGGATCTGCTGCATGAGATGCGCGACCGGTTCGGGCTGGCCGTCCTGCTGGTCACCCACGACCTCGGGGTGGTCGCCGAGGTGTGCGATCGGGTGGTGGTGATGTACGCCGGCCAGGTCGTCGAGGAGTGCGGCATCGACACCTTCCTCGCCGGTCCCCGCCATCCGTACAGCCGGGCATTGCTGGCCGCCGCGCCGGACGCCGCCGTCGACGGCGAACTGACCTGGATCCCCGGTGCCCCGCCCGGCCCGGACGAACTGCCGTCCGGCTGCCTGTTCCAGCCGCGTTGCCGGTACGCCCACGACGCCTGTCGCAGCGGACCGATCGTGCTGCGCCGCGCGGCCGACGGCCACGCGAGCCGTTGCCTGCTCGACCCGGAGGCGATGACCGATGAGTGA
- a CDS encoding ABC transporter permease has product MTATATPAVDTSSTPLQRRQRWRFLRRFAGHPGALLAAGYLLVVALLAVFGGRLTPHDPLAQNLGAVLQPPTGGHLLGTDDLGRDLLSRLIVGARPSLLAVLQSLAVGVGFGVPIGLLAVLLPALPGGLLMRIVDGVMAFPPLLLAIGVIGVLGPGLSQAMIAVGVVFVPRFARLTRTSVLQVYHETYIDASRVIGTPLGRLVRWHVLPNITGPVVVQVAVASGFAMLAEAGLSFLGLGVQPPDASWGALLGRALPYIDTAWWLAVAPGAVITLTVLATNVLADGVGDSLGRESRSRR; this is encoded by the coding sequence GTGACCGCCACCGCGACGCCGGCCGTGGACACCTCGTCGACACCGTTGCAGCGCCGCCAGCGCTGGCGGTTCCTGCGCCGGTTCGCCGGGCACCCGGGTGCCCTGCTGGCCGCCGGATACCTGCTCGTCGTGGCGCTGCTCGCGGTGTTCGGTGGCCGGCTGACGCCGCACGACCCACTGGCGCAGAATCTTGGCGCGGTGCTGCAGCCACCCACCGGCGGGCACCTGCTCGGCACCGACGATCTGGGCCGGGACCTGCTGAGCCGGCTCATCGTCGGCGCCCGGCCGTCGCTGCTGGCCGTGCTGCAGTCCCTCGCGGTCGGGGTCGGCTTCGGAGTGCCGATCGGGCTGCTCGCGGTGCTGCTGCCGGCGTTGCCCGGTGGGCTGCTGATGCGGATCGTCGACGGGGTGATGGCCTTCCCGCCGCTGCTGCTGGCGATCGGCGTGATCGGCGTGCTCGGCCCGGGGCTCAGCCAGGCGATGATCGCCGTCGGTGTGGTGTTCGTGCCGCGGTTCGCCCGGCTGACCCGCACCAGTGTCCTGCAGGTCTACCACGAGACGTACATCGACGCCTCCCGGGTCATCGGCACCCCGCTGGGCCGGCTGGTCCGCTGGCACGTGCTGCCGAACATCACCGGCCCGGTCGTCGTGCAGGTGGCGGTGGCCAGCGGGTTCGCCATGCTCGCTGAGGCCGGTCTGAGCTTCCTCGGGCTCGGTGTCCAGCCGCCGGACGCGAGCTGGGGCGCGCTGCTCGGCCGGGCGCTGCCGTACATCGACACCGCCTGGTGGCTGGCGGTCGCCCCCGGCGCGGTGATCACCTTGACCGTGCTGGCCACGAACGTGCTCGCCGACGGCGTCGGTGACTCGCTTGGCCGCGAATCCAGGAGCCGGCGTTGA
- a CDS encoding ABC transporter permease — MIGLVGRRLLTMVPLLLFVTLVVHGIAIFVPGDPAVRIAGENATPEQIALTRDRLNLDEPWPVRYWRWLTDAVRGDLGNSIFNNDSVTQLILERMPVTLALTLAALVVAVLFGVPAGILAALHPNRWPDKLVRAIATVGIAFPGYWLGLLLMLAFSIRLGWFPTIGYTPISEDPAGWLRHITLPAIALGASAGAEVARQLRRSMLDTLHRDFVRTATAKGLRYRAVLGKHALKHAAAPVVTVLATQVALLLGAAVIIEQTFTIPGVGALAVSSVIGNDLTVVQGIVVVSTVAIVLANLLADVAQAWLAPKTR, encoded by the coding sequence ATGATCGGACTCGTCGGCCGGCGCCTGTTGACCATGGTGCCGCTGCTGCTGTTCGTCACGCTCGTGGTGCACGGCATCGCGATCTTCGTCCCCGGCGACCCAGCGGTCCGGATCGCCGGGGAGAACGCCACTCCCGAACAGATCGCTCTCACCCGGGACCGGCTCAACCTCGACGAGCCCTGGCCGGTGCGGTACTGGCGGTGGCTCACCGACGCGGTCCGGGGCGATCTCGGCAACTCGATCTTCAACAACGACTCGGTGACCCAGCTGATCCTGGAGCGGATGCCGGTGACCCTGGCGTTGACCCTTGCCGCGCTGGTCGTCGCGGTTCTGTTCGGCGTACCGGCCGGCATCCTCGCTGCCCTGCACCCGAACCGCTGGCCGGACAAGCTGGTCCGGGCCATCGCCACCGTCGGCATCGCTTTTCCCGGCTACTGGCTCGGCCTGCTGCTGATGCTGGCCTTCTCGATCCGGCTGGGCTGGTTCCCGACCATCGGCTACACGCCGATCAGCGAGGATCCGGCGGGCTGGCTGCGCCACATCACGCTGCCCGCAATCGCGTTGGGCGCCTCGGCCGGCGCGGAGGTGGCCCGGCAACTGCGCCGGTCGATGCTCGACACCCTGCACCGCGACTTCGTCCGTACCGCCACCGCCAAAGGGCTGCGCTACCGGGCGGTGCTCGGCAAGCACGCCCTCAAACACGCCGCCGCGCCCGTGGTGACCGTACTCGCCACCCAGGTGGCGCTGCTGCTCGGCGCCGCCGTGATCATCGAGCAGACGTTCACCATCCCTGGGGTGGGGGCGCTCGCGGTCAGCTCGGTGATCGGCAACGACCTCACCGTCGTGCAGGGCATCGTGGTGGTCAGCACCGTCGCAATCGTGCTGGCCAACCTGCTCGCCGACGTCGCCCAGGCATGGCTCGCCCCGAAGACCCGGTGA
- a CDS encoding ABC transporter substrate-binding protein, producing MQKAHTRLWRHAAVIGVAVILTAACSSGGDTDTDSSPSDGTANRDATFRFADTLPIDTLDPHKSPGAGNNVWLFPVYDRLIHLNSSAELVPGLATEWSFSDDGRTLSLTLRENVSFHDGTAFDAAAVQANIDRAKTVEGSAVASELAVIDSVEIVDDTHVDLKLNAVNSALPYILTDRAGAIASPAAFDADLARNPVGTGMYRVTEYQPSSSATYERNPDYWDPDAAAAARMEFTSITDSQQRLNALRTDSIDATILDAANVAAAESAGLVVDSAPVLQFYHLQLNLSREYLDDVRVRQAINHAINRDDLVSGLLFDLGEPAVQPFPSGYFAHDESVADLYPYDPQRARQLLDEAGVPEGHTLEFINQNAPAYTQLTEALQAQLAEVGLNVEITQTVNFANSFYVEGQGDAGAINWTGRPDPSQTVGLVFAENGFANPGKVTTPAVTALYQDLLATTDETQRQELARQLSAQITTDALDVVLYFPYSNVAYSDKVVGLENWLSGKLEFPGVGVAD from the coding sequence ATGCAGAAGGCCCACACCAGGTTGTGGCGTCACGCGGCGGTGATTGGCGTTGCGGTGATCCTGACTGCCGCCTGCTCGTCAGGCGGTGACACGGACACGGACAGTAGTCCATCGGATGGCACTGCCAACCGCGACGCCACCTTCCGCTTCGCAGACACCCTGCCAATCGACACCCTTGACCCACACAAATCACCCGGAGCCGGCAACAACGTCTGGCTCTTTCCCGTATATGACCGGCTCATCCACCTCAACTCGTCGGCCGAGCTCGTCCCCGGCCTGGCGACCGAATGGTCCTTTTCCGATGACGGCCGTACCCTGTCGCTGACCCTGCGGGAGAACGTCAGCTTCCACGACGGCACCGCGTTCGACGCCGCCGCCGTGCAAGCCAACATCGACCGGGCGAAGACGGTGGAGGGGTCGGCCGTCGCCAGCGAACTCGCCGTCATCGACTCGGTCGAGATCGTCGACGACACACACGTCGACCTCAAACTCAACGCCGTCAACAGTGCCCTGCCCTACATCCTGACCGACCGTGCCGGAGCCATCGCCAGCCCGGCGGCGTTCGACGCCGACCTGGCCCGTAACCCGGTCGGCACCGGGATGTACCGGGTCACCGAGTACCAGCCGAGCTCCAGCGCGACATACGAGCGCAACCCCGACTACTGGGACCCGGACGCGGCCGCCGCCGCCCGGATGGAGTTCACCAGCATCACCGACTCCCAGCAGCGGCTCAACGCGCTGCGGACCGACTCGATCGACGCCACCATCCTGGACGCGGCGAACGTCGCCGCTGCCGAGTCGGCCGGTCTGGTGGTGGACTCCGCCCCGGTGCTGCAGTTCTACCACCTGCAGCTCAACCTGTCCCGCGAGTACCTCGACGACGTGCGGGTACGGCAGGCGATCAACCACGCGATCAACCGTGACGACCTGGTCAGCGGGCTGCTGTTCGACCTCGGCGAACCGGCGGTCCAGCCGTTCCCGAGCGGATACTTCGCCCACGACGAGTCCGTCGCCGACCTGTACCCCTACGACCCGCAGCGGGCCCGGCAGCTGCTCGACGAGGCCGGCGTACCCGAGGGCCACACCCTGGAGTTCATCAACCAGAACGCCCCCGCGTACACCCAGCTGACCGAGGCGTTGCAGGCGCAGCTGGCGGAGGTGGGTCTCAACGTCGAGATCACCCAGACGGTCAACTTCGCCAACTCGTTCTACGTCGAAGGCCAGGGTGACGCCGGAGCGATCAACTGGACCGGCCGGCCGGATCCGTCACAGACGGTCGGACTGGTCTTCGCCGAGAACGGCTTCGCCAATCCCGGCAAGGTGACCACGCCGGCGGTGACGGCCCTCTACCAGGACCTGCTGGCCACCACCGACGAGACGCAGCGGCAGGAACTGGCCCGGCAACTGTCGGCCCAGATCACCACCGACGCCCTCGACGTCGTCCTCTACTTCCCGTACAGCAACGTCGCGTACAGCGACAAGGTGGTGGGCCTGGAGAACTGGCTCTCCGGCAAGCTGGAGTTCCCCGGCGTCGGCGTCGCCGACTGA
- a CDS encoding sigma-70 family RNA polymerase sigma factor produces the protein MPHAAPDDAQITRWALAARDGDRAAATSFVRATQGQVQRFLTHLVDTTEAEDLAQETFLRAMRSLPRFAGRSSARTWLLSIARRVAVDHIRAVVVRPRVADLADWQAVAEAAVAGPRFEEAVALRQLLAGLAAERREAFVATQVLGLSYAEAAEVCDCPVGTIRSRVARAREDLVAAMTESGRQSGRQLRAIS, from the coding sequence ATGCCGCACGCCGCACCGGACGACGCCCAGATCACCCGTTGGGCCCTCGCGGCCCGCGACGGTGACCGGGCGGCCGCCACGTCGTTCGTCCGGGCCACCCAAGGTCAGGTGCAGAGGTTCCTCACCCATCTGGTGGACACCACCGAGGCGGAGGACCTCGCCCAGGAGACGTTCCTACGGGCGATGCGGTCGTTGCCGCGCTTCGCTGGGCGCTCAAGCGCGCGTACCTGGCTGCTGTCCATCGCCCGGCGGGTCGCCGTCGACCATATCCGCGCCGTCGTGGTGCGGCCCCGGGTCGCCGACCTGGCCGACTGGCAGGCGGTGGCCGAGGCCGCGGTCGCCGGCCCGCGCTTCGAGGAAGCTGTGGCGCTGCGTCAGCTGCTGGCCGGCCTGGCCGCCGAGCGCCGGGAGGCGTTCGTGGCGACCCAGGTGCTCGGGTTGAGCTACGCCGAGGCCGCCGAGGTCTGCGACTGCCCGGTCGGGACGATCCGGTCCCGGGTCGCTCGGGCCCGCGAGGACCTGGTCGCCGCGATGACGGAGTCGGGGCGGCAGTCCGGCCGGCAGCTACGAGCGATCAGCTGA
- a CDS encoding zf-HC2 domain-containing protein, producing MDFRELLSAELDGETDAAESAAARDHLTGCAGCRAWYADADMVTNLARRTGPEPVGTVDESVLDALAPPRRLTAARVALLLRYALGVLGIAQFLLGAAQIGGVADGHLHVPDPVGGTAPNHLWHESAAWNVALGAGFVWIAVRRTRPAGMLPTLTAFVAVLALLSVNDVITGRVDYPRLLSHGLVVAGYLLILALRRRGGDPDTAPGDAGRTRSRWRVELDDEPPATNPTRLRVVRGGAASIRHRRDRAA from the coding sequence GTGGACTTTCGTGAGCTGCTGTCGGCCGAACTCGACGGGGAGACCGACGCCGCCGAGTCGGCTGCGGCGCGGGACCATCTGACCGGCTGCGCCGGGTGCCGGGCCTGGTACGCCGACGCCGACATGGTCACCAACCTCGCCCGGCGTACCGGCCCGGAACCGGTCGGCACCGTCGACGAGTCGGTGCTCGACGCACTCGCGCCACCCCGACGGCTGACCGCGGCCCGGGTCGCCCTGCTGCTGCGGTACGCCCTCGGCGTGCTCGGAATCGCGCAGTTCCTGCTCGGCGCCGCCCAGATCGGCGGCGTCGCCGACGGCCATCTGCATGTGCCCGATCCGGTCGGTGGAACCGCCCCCAACCACCTGTGGCACGAGTCCGCGGCCTGGAACGTCGCACTCGGCGCCGGCTTCGTGTGGATCGCCGTCCGGCGCACCCGGCCGGCCGGGATGCTGCCGACCCTGACCGCGTTCGTCGCGGTGCTGGCGCTGCTGTCGGTCAACGACGTGATCACCGGGCGGGTCGACTATCCGCGGCTGCTCAGCCACGGCCTGGTCGTCGCCGGATATCTGCTCATCCTGGCGCTGCGCCGACGCGGTGGCGACCCGGACACGGCACCGGGGGACGCTGGCCGCACCCGGTCACGCTGGCGCGTCGAACTCGACGACGAGCCACCGGCGACCAACCCGACACGGTTGCGGGTCGTCCGGGGCGGCGCGGCCAGCATCCGCCACCGCCGGGACCGGGCGGCCTGA
- a CDS encoding helix-turn-helix domain-containing protein has protein sequence MPATPPAERPTNAQIVSRYLAGAPIRRIAAELGVSYSYVHRRLHFSGVPIRGRGGRRPDPTVHADRTPESQDSVASADQDTLD, from the coding sequence ATGCCGGCCACCCCGCCCGCCGAGCGTCCGACGAACGCCCAGATCGTCAGCCGGTACCTCGCCGGAGCGCCGATCCGGCGCATCGCCGCCGAGCTCGGCGTGTCGTACAGCTACGTGCACCGGCGACTGCACTTCTCGGGCGTGCCCATCCGCGGTCGCGGCGGACGCCGCCCGGATCCGACCGTCCATGCTGACCGTACACCTGAGTCTCAGGACAGCGTCGCAAGCGCCGATCAGGACACACTGGACTAG
- a CDS encoding TetR/AcrR family transcriptional regulator — translation MTSRSRREHILHRAGALFASRGVAGTTVREIADDVGILSGSLYHHFESKEAMVDEIISSYLADLRARYQQILDGPDGPDDQLRQLIRASLECAASHPHATEIYQNDANYLRGLPRFGYLKGVAKEVESVWLTVIDAGRRDGTLRSDIDPKTFYRLTRDAVWLTVRWFRPGGKYSLNRLITDCTTLFLDGIAARR, via the coding sequence GTGACTTCCCGCAGCCGACGAGAGCACATACTCCACCGGGCTGGCGCGCTGTTCGCCAGCCGAGGCGTCGCCGGCACGACCGTCCGCGAGATCGCCGACGACGTGGGCATCCTGTCCGGTAGCCTCTACCACCACTTCGAATCCAAAGAGGCGATGGTCGACGAGATCATCTCCAGCTACCTCGCCGACCTACGCGCCCGCTACCAGCAGATCCTCGACGGGCCGGACGGGCCGGACGACCAGCTGCGGCAACTCATCCGGGCCTCGCTCGAGTGCGCCGCCAGCCACCCGCACGCCACCGAGATCTACCAGAACGACGCGAACTACCTGCGTGGCCTGCCCCGGTTCGGCTATCTCAAGGGCGTGGCCAAGGAGGTGGAGAGCGTCTGGCTCACCGTCATCGACGCCGGACGCCGGGACGGCACCCTGCGCTCCGACATCGACCCAAAAACCTTCTACCGGCTCACCCGCGATGCGGTTTGGCTCACCGTGCGATGGTTCAGGCCGGGCGGCAAGTACTCGCTGAACCGGCTCATCACCGACTGCACCACCCTCTTCCTGGACGGCATCGCCGCACGCCGCTGA